The nucleotide sequence CTTGATATCTGGGAACTAACCCCCGAACCCCAGGAACACTCAGACAACCTTCCCAACCTTTTACCCTTTCAGCAGAATAAGCAATAATTTTTGGATTAATCATCGCCGTCGGTACCATCTCTGGGGCGTTAGGATAACGAGGACTAGGACGAGAAGCGACAATAAAAACACGGTAAGATTGAGAGACTTGGGGCGCGGCAATTCCCACCCCATTAGCTGAGGCGGCAGTAGCAATCAAAGAATCGATAAGCTGTTGAATTGCCGTGTCGGTGATATCTTC is from Gloeothece verrucosa PCC 7822 and encodes:
- the def gene encoding peptide deformylase, coding for MAEQLEIAQLGNPILRQNAQPVEDITDTAIQQLIDSLIATAASANGVGIAAPQVSQSYRVFIVASRPSPRYPNAPEMVPTAMINPKIIAYSAERVKGWEGCLSVPGVRGLVPRYQAITVEYLDRQGNLQRQEFTDFVARIFQHELDHLDGMVFVDRLESTRDLYTEQEYQKIISQ